gtgcgttgaactcggactggtccaaggattctaTAGATACCTGATTTGTGAAAATTGGACCAACGGGTCAATAGTTACAtgtgtgaacgcacgtccaactttgacctgttggtggcgctagagggcttaAGCTgcagacatgaaacttggtgtgAAGAATATTCAGACTGTccttaatcagtgtgccaaatttcacaactttcccgtagtcggttctatgggctgccattggtttcaatgcacagaggaataataatagtttataataataataagaaaactaacaaacacaatggggtcctcgcagcttcgctgcttggcccccaaatagaaacacaatggggtcctcgcagcttcgctgcttggcccccaataacaTCGTCTTTACCTGTGGCAGGATGGAGATACGGAAGGACTGGTTGCGGTTTTCACTCATCAGGTACAAAGAGATGACGGGAAAGATGTGCCAGGGGGTAGTGCCCGCCTGCCAGCACACCAGCTGATCTCCTAGCCAGAAGCCTGGGGGGAATTGCTCAGTCTgcaggggagaagagaaagaggcatCTTACAGTTTCATTTCATTAGCATTAAGATGAAGGTATTTGTCCAAAGCCATTtgcaaaacatactgtataacacaATGAAATACACCTTTACAAAGTAGAATACAAGGCAGAGTAATAAAGCATTAAGTATATGGTAATATAACATCATATACCCATAATAACATTTATGTATAATCCTAATAAAAATTACCATGCTTTAATCCATACATTACATCCAACAGGTTCTATTTTTGTTGAAGACATTATCCTTATATAAGGATAATGTCATCCATTCTAATGCTTTCAAAAAGGTACAGATGCACAAAGCACAAATAGTGGTAATAATAGTATAACTAATTACTCTGTAATTTCCCTtagggatgaataaagtatatatatatctatctatctatctaatagtAATGTGTAAACTTATATGTCAACAAAAGTTGGTGATAGCTGATAGGAGATAGAAGTAGCTTGCAGCTGAATCAATGAGCAGTCTGTGTCTTCAACAATCTGTGCCTCTGTATGTCAATGGTTAAACAATAGaaggactgactgactgactgactgacagacacagagacactacTGTGCTACATGTGACCGTGACACTCTGCAGTGATGAGATAGCGCCACTACAGTACTCGTCTTTCTTTCATGCTGCACATGAGAGGGGACCAGAGGAGAACAGAAGGACTGACCGAGGACGCTGCTTCGATGGCTTTCACAGCGGCCTGGAAAACTTTGCGCGGGAGGCGCAGGTTTGTTGTGCCGCTGTCCACAATACTCTTGTCGTAATTATACTGCAGAGATATAACACCAGAGGAGAACAGaattaaacaaacatacaaatcaTATACATTAAATCAAACACATTAAACAATACAACAGGAACAACATAAGATATACAAAACATTTTTACAGACCCCTCTGATCTAACACActacattttgaaaaaagtatGATACATAAACAAGACAGTTATGAATAGATCATACATATTATTTAGAACTGTAAGTTTTAAAGCATCCCTAGCTGTGGAGTGAAAAAATGTAACAGACCTCTTTACAATCCATGTTGAGATCCTGTCCATTGACCTCAATGCGCACAATGATGACCTCATAATACCACTCCCGGCGAATAGGAGTGTACCACAGGTCTCCTACATACAAAGAAGGGTCTGTGCCACCAATGATCTATGGGAAGAACATATTAATATGCAGGTTAATAGCCTTGTTCATACGTCGAAAATTCCTTTAACAGTCACTAGACCCCAGTACATTTACAAAACTATATTTTCAGCATCCTCATCctttctttacttttttttaaactatcAACAGTGGAACAAGGTGCAAGGTTTCTCTTCCTAAAATGGTGATCTATGGCTTCATTCTCCTTCTTCAGTCTCATTCTTACCATGCTTCCCCCTACAGTGGCCCTACCCAGGCTGTAATTCTGGGTGTATCCAACGCCACACAGCTGCAGGGAGAATAGGTCGGGTACGTTTGTCTGACGAACCAGTGAGTCAAAGAAGGGCTCCAGCGTCTCATCCGGCTGTAGTGGAAAACACGCACAAAAACAACCACTCCAATGAACCTTGGCTGCACTTAGTATTTGTATGCATTTGCTCGTTGTTTAAAACACAACTCACCCGTGCGATTTCAGCATAGGCCAGTCCCAGGATGCCTTCCCAGTTGGAGCCGTTGATGAAGAAGCGGTCTGACTGGGTGATGGCCGCGATGTTGGCTCTCAGTGAGGCGTTGGGCCCGTGGGGTATGGAGACCACGTCGGTGCCCAGCTCTCCCTCCCAGCGGCCCTGGGTGTAGGGAACATACACGCTGCGGTCGAGGTCTATGTACGAGGTGGACCTGGAACAAGAAGTGGAGGTTAAGTGCCATGGGCAGAGAACCCttctgatgtgttttttttacattcaatTACAGCCATAACAGGATTGCAACAGAAACTAAAACTTTAATGATTTAGCAATCTAATTACACAATTTAATGGCCAGAGGTCTGCAGTATGTTGGTATATAATGATTAACTGGGTTAAATCTCTCATGgctaaacaactggattaaagCTACCTGACATGCAATGCCAAGAAACAGTCCTCAACCATTATAGCTGTGCTACCTCTGCCCATGCAATACAGAGGTGACCAAAGAGCTTTTAACATGTGTGCTCACTCACAGCGAACGATGGTAGTATCTGGGGAGGAAGGGGTGAGGAGCTGCTCCGACTGCGAAATTACTGCTGCCCGTATCTACCAGGATATTCAACtgcaagaaaaaagaaacacaaacattccAGGCTCTTTAGCGTAATCTAATATGATTTGCTACACCACACACTGTGAAGTGGAGGTGGATTCTAGTTACTGACACAGGAGATTAATGAACGATCACACATGGAGCACAAGCCACGAGCAGAGCATCATGGGTAATCACGATCTATCTCAGACAGTGATTGATCATGAGAGTGATTTGAAACTGTGTTAATGGGAGATAATTAAATGTGAGCAAACACATATAACTCACTCTCAAATTGTGACTGTCAAGattaaaaatgtatgtttttttctctctgaaatAGGTCCTTTTTTTTCAAGATTCTCTCCTCTTTATGTATGCCATCTATATTTGACGTGTTCCTGTAACCTCTTTGATTCCTTCCTAGAAACCTTAATTAGGTCTAACGCTTGCATATCTTAAAGCTATGGGTTTTAAAAAGACTAGTATGCTCTCCTTATCACTATCCAAAACACTATGCATAAGTATTGTGATTAATTGTCATACAGGTGTTAGAAATGATCTATGATAAATTCTCAGTGCAAGGTTTTGTGGCTCTTTTTAGGGTACCACTTGGCTTGGGTAAATATTTATCAtatagccacacacatacagttatgtgtgtgtgtgtgtgtgtgtgtgtgtgtgtgtgtgtgtgtgtgtgtgtgtgtgtgtgtgtgtgtgtgcgcgtgtgcgtgcatgcgtgtctgtaTGGTCGGGTGGTCCTGTCCGTCTTTTGTAGCCCCAAGTAGCTTTCTGTGGTATTTAAAGAGCAGATTCATTATTGATTGGCCTCGTGCACCAGAGATTGGCCAAAAGTTGGACAGACTCCCTGACTGAGCAAAATGTGATCCTCATTCACCCTAACACCCAGTGAatgggagcgagggagagacagtgcagaggtggagacagagagagtaaccTGAGAACAGTCaagggggatgaggagagagagacagagagagaaagagagagaggggggggggggggcaaggacAAGAGGAGCCAGTGGATTGCATACAGAGAACGGTGATGAGAaagatagggaaagagagagaaagagagggaaagagagattgaaagagatggagacagagagatcaagatcagcgagatagagagagatccAACAGAGCATCCTTTTAGGAAAACACTGAAAGTGCACTAGAACTTCAATGAAGGCTGACTTTCTGTGAAGTCCTTAACTGAATGAAGGCGGACTTTCTGTGAAGTCATTAACTGAACGAAGGCTGACTTTCTGCGAAGTCGTTAACTGAATTAAAGGAAATCCAAGGGCTGCTATGAGCCCAGATCTTCCCTTGTTTTCATGACGTATCACCAAAGGCAGGGAACCTCAAAACCAGGGACCTTGGGAGGCCGCTGTGGCTCGTCAGCATGGATGTTTGCCTCTTTCCCTCGCTTTCTGTGCCCCTGCCGTCCGGCCACGCAGTCTGCCGTCTGAGGGATAATACGCTGACTCCTCTTCATCGATCTGTCCTGCCTGCTTCCTGCTCTCGCCTGCTAAATCCGGGATGCAAAGCTgtatcctgacacacacacacacacacacacacatacatacacacacatacacacacacacacacacacacacacacacactcacagacctcTAACCTGCTACAAATCCACTgatatttcctctctctgtctcgtgcaacctccttcctcctctctccttctacgCTGTCAAAAATAAGAGCCCTCGCGCGGAAGTGTGCTCAGGTCATCTACGAGTTCTGGACACACAGCAAGCATATGACAAGAGGCAGGTGATCTGCTGATCTGCTGATGCGGGGGAAAATGAGCGGAGAAAATAACAATGGGAATATGAGCCGGGAGGTGCCGCGAATGGGCCAGTGCAATCCTAAGGAAAGTTGTATGGTGTGTACGGGATAAAGGCTAAAATTATGCAATAGCACACGTCACAGGCCAATGGTTGTTTCTGAGGACTGTAATAGCTGTGATTTCAAGGATTTCCCTGAGATGACAGGACTGCACACCAGTCCGAAAAAACAGTGGCAAACAGTTGGCATCATGAGGGAGGCTCAGTGTCTCAGCAGTGACTTTTGTCCTGTGCTAATCCCTGTGCCAGCCTGTACCCTGTCCTCCAGCTGCATCAAAGaaggaaatctctctctctctctctctctctctctctctctctctctctagttttgTTTATCAAGCAAGTGAGAACATGGGAAACCAGGGAAAACAATATCTAAACATTGCTGGAAATGTTGATGCCTTTTGCTTTTGGTTGTATCAGATCTTACAAGGATGAGAAGAAACATTGCAAATATTCCTACCTTTTGAGCTGGGTTACCTACAGCCATCTCGACGTAGTAACCCTGTCCAGATTTCCCTCGGAGGTTGTCTATCATGTCCACAAAATTGATGCCACTGGCGGCTCGCCTTTTTCGTGTCGCCCTTGGACCGGGCAGCCGAACCGCAGGCTGTGCTTCAGAGAGGGGGCCTTGCCGCAGGGGAATACGAATAGCCATCGACTCCGAGCGCTGCGGGCCAATTTCGGAGCAGGTCGCCACCGAAAGGCCCGCTATAGTCCAAAGACACAGCATCCAAAGTGGACAAACCGTCTCCATTTCCGAATGCAGTCGACTTTACTGTGGTGTTATGGTATAGATTTTCTTGTATTTCGGCTTTAGTGTGCTTGCCTCTTCTCACCATTGGTTTCCAGTCACAATGCGTGTGTTCATCGTAAGATCCATTTCGGGAACTGTAAGGAAGCCGTTGTATCGAGTGTTGGCTATATTAAGCTGTTTTTCATTGCACTGTTGTCGCCGTAATTCGCCATCATTcgcaacacaacacataacGGAGCGTTTAAGAGCAGGTCCTCTATGTTATCGGTACTGTCACCTTCGCCTCCTTAGTGGGAAGTTTAAAAATAGAAACAGGTTACCGCATTTGATGTCTCAATGCCAAAAACCAAGTTATCTAATAGGACTGCTAATTTCGAAGAAAACCAATGGTAAACAACAACGTCGATGAAATCCATCAAATTACTGCACGAAACTATATGCCATCTAACGATCTGGCTACCAGAAATGACTACCCTtactgcaaaacaaaaacaattcctGACAGTGACAATCAAATCTCAATCGCTGTCCTCGAATCCGTTCCTCTCCCGAGCATCCGTGCACGTTCATCGTGCGTAACCTTCCATAATCCGCATCCCTCAGCTGTTAAACGCTGCCTACCTCCGCCTCCTCCATCTTTTCCTTGCATCCGCGGAAACTGAGCGCATCTCGATAAAACCCTTTAGTGAGGGAAAATGTGAGGCGGAATGGATTGTGGGTACAGTAGTCTGCCaactcacttcacttcactcactcactcacatgaaacaaacaaataaaacgtTACATTCACATGTGAAAGCTTTATTGAAATTCAGTTTATTTACAGTTGCCACAGTATGCTTTGCAAAGCTGTCAATATATGgttatcatttatttttggGCCAAATGGGAGTAAAAACATGAACTTCCTTAAAGAGTTTCTGTTTATGatgataattattattatggtatTTATATTTGGTCTATTAATGCATGTTTTATTGTTTAGACCATATGACTTTATTATACATTGTTAATTTACTGTAAAGTTTATTGATGTCTCTGtcaagttgctttggacaaaagcatccgTTAAGaataataaacataaacatctaTTAATGAATCCCAAAAGTGCCCACAGGGGTAGTGCCATGAACTCCCAGGAAACATTTATGAGGTGTGACTTCTTCATCCCAGGTGTCCCTTGTCAAATCGGCTGAGGTTTTCCCATGTGCCAGGTAGGGGGAGAAACAGGGAAGGCAGATAGCtgtcctgcctctctctgtccttccttgGGGCAGGGCAGCCTGTGGTGTCGCTGTGTGGGAGGGCAAGTCCACTGTGTTCTGCCTGGAGGGGGAGATGATGCACGGGCATGGGctctggaggaagagaggagtgggggagtaAGACGGCTTGTACCAAGGACAGCTCCTCAGAGACCCATACAGTATAGGGAAATTGTCTGATGCATGGGTCAGGGAAAAAGCCTAGACATTACATTTGATTGCCTACTGAATATTTAACTATCAGTAAGTGTATGTGAGAGATTCAGTACATTTCTCTGGAATGAATGCATCATTCAGTATATGCAAGGCAATCAAACCGTGTTAGCCAAACACAAAGCACTCTGTAAAAtgctgtgtatgtttgagtaagtgtgtaagtgtatgtgcacgtgtgtgtgtaagtgtgtctcaTGTGGCATTCACCATAAGCACAATGGTGTGTAGGCTGGATTTCTCCCGTTGCATGGCTATTGCTACATCCAGGCTCAGGACTGCTGCTCGCACTTGTTTGCTGGGGAAGCTGGAGTCGGCAGCCAACACTCAATCTGCCAAGATGAGAACTGTACCACAGACAGAAAACCCCTCAGTCAGTGCTTTCAGTGATACCACACTAGACAAAAGGACAGATCTACCACTAGTTGTATAGGTTCAGTGTATTATCACTCTATTTTCACATTCAATGGATTGTTTCTACTGAGAGAAAGTAGAATTGGGCATTATGTCCAACATtctaatatgtggtttaatgttctgCATTTCTCACTAGTAGGTCACTTTGACACTCTCTGTACTGTTCCTAAACAGACGTTAAGCTTGATATCACTTATTGTTGTCTGTTTCACATCAACAGTCATTGATTAGGGTAGACTGGATGCCTCCTGACTTctgttactgtagcctatatcctTTAGTGTTGTGTACTTAAACCCTAACTATTTCCTTTAGAGCAGCAGATCGATCTTTAGGGTGAAGTCGTGCTGTATCTCCCTTGATGCACATCACTGTAAATAAAACTCTGTTCCTGATTTTTTCCTATTGGTTTGactgttttctttatttatctGTGGTATCAAAATTACCATCGCTACTTGTCATTCTACATTTGCTGACCCATTCAGTTACCATATCAGAGATGAAATGGTGTAAGTTCAGCAGTAATTACGGATGATACAAATATTAACTGTGACATAATGCAACTTATATTAGTACCCTTACCAGTTATCTGGGTTTGCTGTCCGGAAGCCTTTGGCAAAGGGGTTGCTGGCTATTTTTAGCTGGGTAATCTGAAAATATTGAGAAAGAAATGTGAACAATACATAATAGCTTATAAATAGAAATTATaaatcaacaaacaaaaacactgcagGAGTGATGACTTTGTATTACAGTTCAATACTTCATCTCAGTCTTAGATTTGCAAAGCCACTTCACACTTACCCTGTGGTTTTGGTAAGCAGTGACAGCAATGAAGCGTGTTTCTGGGAAAGAGAAGGTGCAGAAGTTCCGCTGAGCGTAGCTGTGGCTGTCGCGCCTTGGGTCCACCAGCACCACATGCAGGCGTGGCTGGTAGCAATGCATCGAGTTCAAGATGATCTGAAGGGGAGAGACATATACAGCTCGAGGAAATGTCTAAAACAATTAGCACATGCCCTCACccacaaaaaaataatctaatgcAATCTGCTGAAGTATTATTGAAAGTGAATAAGAACATGGTCTTTCAGTTCTCCCCTGATCATTTGAGACATTACAATGTGCAGACTTCTGTCTGAATATGACAGGCAAGTAActgcagacaaacatacacacaaattgaATTCTTGACCATGTGTGCACCAACCTATTCATACTCATATTTGTTTTAattgtttaccatcaaactacACAGAGGAATTATGCAAGTTAGAGAACAATATGTACTTGTGCTTGAATGTCTTTGTATGCTACCTatctctacatactgtatactgtatacagtagatcCTATATTTGGAATTCTTACATGTCCATTGTCATCCAGCAGGTTGTTGGTGAGTTTGAGCCGATCGAAGGAGACCGTCTGCTTCATCCACTGGGCTCCTCGTGCGGGGGAGTCAGGGTGGAAGTGCACCCTCCCAGGGGGGGAAGCATCACCGCGACCCGCCACCACCCAGGACGAGCTGTGGAAGGCATACCTACACAGGAGACGGGGAAAGGACGTCATGCACTTGTATACAGTATACGAACAGCTTTTAGAAGAGTCGTTGTATCAGATGTCCCACTAAAAAGGACATGCCACAGTGTGCACTACATTTACGGTAACCAACACAATGCAGGTAGGCCTATACCTTAAAATAATTcataattatttgttttttaatcaatttaattcatttgtaaaactaattttcattttcaaataaaAACCAATGTTGATGCTACTGTAACCAATAATATGGAGAATAAAATCTCTGACTTTGCCGTTGTGTTGATCAGCTAGGATCATGACCCGTTTAGTCGGTTTAAAATGGCTTGTTATCATATGTCATTTTATGTTTACAAATGAACATTACCACACCTGTATCTCTTGTCATCCACGGGGATGAAATCCATGAGCAGAACATACTCTGAGTCAGGATCCATGCCTGAGATGCAGACCTGGAACGTGGGGAACATTCTCCTGAAGAACAATGAGAGCAGAACACAAGACATGATGACAAGAATAAGTATAGCCAAGTAGaactcagaggtgtgtgtgtgtgtgtgtgtgtgtgtgtgtgtgtgtgtgtgtgtgtgtgtgtgtgtctgtgcctgagAGAGTTTCTTCTAGCTTCATCGGTGAGAAGAACACATTCGTTTACATGCGATGAGAAATATAAGCTTTCGGTTCATTCCCACCTTCCAGCCTTTGTGACAATCATCTCTGTCCCCAGGTGATCAAACTGCTCCCACAGGGTGTGCATCTCCAGCTGAACCCTAACTGACGCCACCTTGGCAGCTTTGCCACTAGTGACATCCAGATCTGGGACACAGGGCACACCCAGTGTGCAGTTGTAGGAGACtgtgaggacagagaggagaacagatcATATGTTATACGCACAACGAAACGACGGAGGCCAACATGGTAAGAACACAGACAGTGACAAAGTAGAATTATGCATATTTTTGGACATGACTTAAAAAATGATGTCTGAATGTATTTGAAAGTATGCAGAGAATGATCTGTGTCttacacatatattcacaaactAACAGCAAGAAGAACATTACCATCCATGAAATCTGATGCCGATATTGTCCTGTATCCAACTAGTCGATAACTTAGCAATAGTGGACTCCGTCCAGGCGATAAATGCTTGATTTCTTGCTATGAAGTGGTTTTGTTCTGATTCTCCTCTCACGGTTTCTTCTAAAACAGCCGACCTCCTTGTTCCCCAGTGCTCTCTGGATGACCAGACTGCGCTGGCATCAGAAGCCCTCAGTGGTTTTTATAAGAGTTTGGACACCCATGGGACTTCAACCAGAAGCCCCATCCATTACTTTCTCCCACAGCCCACTGACATACAATAATctccaacacatacacagcacaacaGAAACACCACAGGGTGCAGCTTTAATGAAAACAATGGAGGGCAATTATGTCAAAGCAGCTTTTTACTTCTAGAGTGATGGTTTcttaatagatagatatagatagatatctGTGTAAGTTGATGTAATGTTGCTCTTATTATTGTAGAAAGAGATGCTTTTTGTTGTGGATAATGATGGAAAAATTCATACTGAGTTACTTCTGTTTTAATATGTAGCAAATCCCATTTTATACCTGATATAGGCCACTCAGATTGTAATTAGGGCATTTAACAgaaactttcacacacactttgtcttcGGCCTGTTTCTGTCCTGGTGTTAGTTATCATTACCATTTTGAAAATGGGGACTATTTTCCAATTAGCCAAGTAATGTTTAGCTGTGGCCTGAAGCACTACACCTTTTTAAAATTCTTAAAATGTAATTAGCAAACGTATGACCTTTCAGACCCCTTATCACCTGAAGCTTTAGTCCTCTTAGTGATGCACAGCAATTACCTGTAATAAAAGGGCGAAGACAAGGAACTGATCAAATGTCAGCACTTCCCTCTCTTCTATTGAACCTAAAACGCCGTTTTCCACCAGCAGCCACAGACACTCAACACCAGATGAATTGGATTCTGGACCACGGCAGAGCAAATGATACCTGCCACCTCTGGGCAGCCTGTGTCGTGTCGGTCAAAAGTCTAAGGTCATAGATTATGGCCTTTCACCCCCAGACTGCCTGGTCAGAGGAGAGTGCGAGGGGTGAGTGGTTGGTCTGTGCCCTCGCAGGCTGCCTCTCACCACCTGCTAACCACCCGTGAAGCTGGACCCACTCCAGCTCACTGACAGTTAAGATGGATCCACTCATAACTTCCTCATGGCAAAGATCAAGATTGCAGTCAATGATTATgaggatgacgatgatgatgatgtgtgaatACGTAAAGATGTGAATGAGAAAAGAAATAGTGAGGTACTACACAAGTATTACAGTGATTGATCTCATCAATTTCACTTGGAAggctttactttttttttttttttaataattaaaaaaaaaaaagattaattaAAAGACCAAATTAATTTCAGTCTTTGTTCCTTTGCTTCCCATTTTCTGAGCAGTAGacaattaaaaatgtgtctcACAGCCACCTCACAAGCTGTGATGTGAAAAGCGTTGAGTTGGGCCGTGGTAAACTATATTCAACGTCTTTTTTAGGAAATCACATTCCTCATAATGAAATGCAAGATGCAGTCAGGACATAACATGCACAAATAACAGGGTCTTTTATGGTCAGACCAGGATGCCTGGTcacccagagagagggagactgatcGGTGAACCTGGCCTGAAGCAGGTCCCATCTATCTCCCCACCACAATGATTAAACTCCATGGGTAAGCACACAGAAAACCCAACGACAAATTCTCCTGCTCCACCCATTCATCAATGACACTTATGGCCTGAAGCAGTGGTAGTTATCTGTTTTCACGTTTTGTGATTATTACTGTCACGGTGTGGGGAGGTCCCATTTGTGGACCTAGGTCAATTAATCCTGTTGTTAAAAGACACAAGAGAAAATGGAGCATGTGACTGTTGTTGAGAACATAATTATGAATCCTGGCTGTTGCAATAGCTCTATACCTCGTTCATTTATTTGATCAACTttgcaaaataatgaaaatggatTAATTTCATGAGTATAGAGCAGCCTTATGGATACTTGGATGAGAATAAACAATCTAAAAATGTAGATATTACAGATCATTTTGTCCAATTCAAGCTTTGACATTTTAGTCAAAATGTCAGcctttatatatacagtatgtatatatatatatatttgtatatatactgtgtgtgtgtgtgtgtgtgtgtgtgtgtgcgtgtacagttcTGATTCACACATTCGTATTTATTTATGAAGATGCTCGTGGCCTACAATGAGAGCTTGTAAACAGACTCGGATTAGATAGTGCTAAAAAGAGTTACACCCTCTCCTCAGAGAGATTTGTCTTCAGCCGCCACTTAATCCACAATCCCCTCAGACCCACAGGGCTTTGCTCCAGAGGTTCGTCTTGGATTGGTGGGGAGAACTTGCATAGGCTACAGGTAAACCTGTCCGTGGATAAGGTGATTAGCCTTTATCTCAATCTGTGATCTCTTCACAGAGGTAGCAAACACACCAACGACTCTGTTAAAGTGAAGATTCTATCTAATATCTGAGATACAGTTACTCCTGAGATATTAGTCATGGATTATTAAAAAAGATTCTCAGTTTATATCTTAAATATGTATGTTTCAGGAAATCAAAATGAAGAGCACAATGGCTAATGTTGAAGTGCAACTGGCGAGTGTTAACCTGGCTTAAAAATACACCAGCCATCACTGATGTGGATTctcaaatagcacacacacaaatacacaaatgacACAGACAATCACACAGTGATCTTATATAAACTAAATAGCAAGCTAAGTAGACTAATGTTATAACTTGTGGGACAAATTGCTAAGTGAAAGTTAGAGAGTCTTGTCAAAAGACAAAAATGACACTCTTTGATTGGCTCAATACTATTGTAGCCTATCTTATCCATGCAAACTGTATCTTGATTAAACCACTTCGACCACTTGGTGTCACTCTAGTGTATCTCACTGTAGAACATGACAAACATTTTGAGAAGGAGAAATTAATACATATAATCCATACAATCAATTGTTTTAACTGTACAGAGTTACTTGGTAGAATTGTCAGCCCTCTAATTTAGTACTTCTTCTCATGTTCACAGATTTGCCTGTGTTTCTATGACGTTAGCAGAAGTTGGTTGTACTGCGCTACTGGCCTGgtgtcctgctgtgtcctgaGTAATTTGCAGTTGGCACAAAACTGTGCCGTTCAGGAACTAAACGCATCCAGGAAGTTTGACATGCTCCAACCTTTAGATGTACAAAATTGTAATCATTTAAGATTTGATTTAGGTCTTGGGACAGTGTGGCACCAACTCACATTATTCTAAATGGCCATGCCTGGTCCGCCCTCTACACtaagaacaaagacaaaactCAGCAGGGTGTGGAGTTGGTGTAATTTTTCTTGAGGTTGCACTCCAGGACTTTAAGATTCCAGAAATTTCCACTTGTAAGACTAAATTGACTAGAATGGTTGTGAACATTCTGTTTAGCTATTTCTTTCCACATTTGCCTTTCTTTTGTTCTCCACGTTGTGACTCCATCTTATTGTTAATTCATATAGCATTCTTACTATTTTAGCTGGATTTTGtcagtttgtttattatttacagTTGTCTGTTGTATGCCAACTTTTCAAAGCTACTTTCAGGTCATTCCAAAAGTGAATGGTGCTACATAGTTAATTTGTACACAAATTCAGACTGGCTgtcatgaaatgaaatgatgcTCTTGAAGCAGTACAAGTAGTATGAAACAGTCTGGA
The Sardina pilchardus chromosome 13, fSarPil1.1, whole genome shotgun sequence genome window above contains:
- the bace1 gene encoding beta-secretase 1, which encodes METVCPLWMLCLWTIAGLSVATCSEIGPQRSESMAIRIPLRQGPLSEAQPAVRLPGPRATRKRRAASGINFVDMIDNLRGKSGQGYYVEMAVGNPAQKLNILVDTGSSNFAVGAAPHPFLPRYYHRSLSTSYIDLDRSVYVPYTQGRWEGELGTDVVSIPHGPNASLRANIAAITQSDRFFINGSNWEGILGLAYAEIARPDETLEPFFDSLVRQTNVPDLFSLQLCGVGYTQNYSLGRATVGGSMIIGGTDPSLYVGDLWYTPIRREWYYEVIIVRIEVNGQDLNMDCKEYNYDKSIVDSGTTNLRLPRKVFQAAVKAIEAASSTEQFPPGFWLGDQLVCWQAGTTPWHIFPVISLYLMSENRNQSFRISILPQQYLRPVEDVASAEDCYKFAVSQSSTGTVMGAVIMEGFYVVFDRQNKRIGFAVSTCHVHDEFRTASVEGPFHGFDLEDCGYNIPQTDESTLMTIAYIMAGICALFMLPLCLMVCQWRFARCLRPLTGGDFADDISLLK
- the LOC134100068 gene encoding T-box transcription factor TBX1 produces the protein MDVSYNCTLGVPCVPDLDVTSGKAAKVASVRVQLEMHTLWEQFDHLGTEMIVTKAGRRMFPTFQVCISGMDPDSEYVLLMDFIPVDDKRYRYAFHSSSWVVAGRGDASPPGRVHFHPDSPARGAQWMKQTVSFDRLKLTNNLLDDNGHIILNSMHCYQPRLHVVLVDPRRDSHSYAQRNFCTFSFPETRFIAVTAYQNHRITQLKIASNPFAKGFRTANPDNW